A single window of Leishmania braziliensis MHOM/BR/75/M2904 complete genome, chromosome 27 DNA harbors:
- a CDS encoding putative eukaryotic translation release factor: MSGEKELTDAEKTIERYKVKKLIQMLESARGMGTSVISVYMTPKEQISGMVAKLNNEYGTASNIKSHTNKLSVQSAITAALGRLKQIPRVPTNGLLLYSGTVMTADNKEKKLTLDIEPFKAVSRSLYLCDNKFHTEELRRMLESDDKFGFIIMDGSGCTFATVCGDVKEKLGSFTVELPKKHGRGGQSKNRFARIRMERRHNYVRKVAESAVSYFITNDRPNVRGLVLAGSADFKEVLFQSDLFDPRLKEVVVKIVDVAHPGDVGLNQAIDLSADALSGVKLVQEKKLLQTFFDQIAMDTQQYCFGVNDAMRCLEAGAVETLICFEDLDVNRYVIIKNKGAEDEATEIHLLTEADARKKNIHAHEAGKTQNEIESENFVDWLAQNYQKFGCTLELISDRSQEGTQLVRGFGGIGGILRYKMDVIALRDHEKKEGEDERIAANNDQFDFDDDFM, encoded by the coding sequence ATGTCCGGCGAGAAGGAGCTGACAGATGCAGAGAAGACCATTGAGCGGTACAAGGTCAAGAAACTCATTCAGATGCTCGAATCCGCGCGTGGGATGGGGACGAGCGTGATCAGCGTGTACATGACACCAAAGGAGCAGATTTCCGGCatggtggcgaagctgaacaATGAGTATGGCACGGCATCGAACATCAAGTCTCACACAAACAAGTTGAGCGTGCAGAGCGCCATCACGGCAGCCCTCGGACGCCTCAAGCAGAttccgcgtgtgccgacgaatggcctgctgctgtacTCTGGCACCGTGATGACGGCCGACaacaaggagaagaagctgaCGCTTGACATTGAGCCCTTTAAGGCCGTCAGTCGCAGCCTTTACCTGTGCGACAACAAGTTCCACACGGAAGAGCTGCGCCGAATGCTCGAGTCGGACGACAAGTTCGGCTTCATTATCATGGACGGTAGCGGCTGCACCTTTGCGACGGTGTGCGGCGATGTCAAGGAGAAACTCGGCTCCTTCACGGTGGAGCTACCGAAGAAGCACGGCCGTGGTGGTCAGAGTAAGAACCGTTTCGCGCGTATACGGATGGAGCGGCGCCACAACTACGTACGCAAGGTGGCCGAGTCGGCGGTCAGCTACTTCATCACGAACGATCGCCCAAACGTGCGCGGTCTCGTGCTCGCGGGTTCGGCCGACTTCAAGGAGGTGCTCTTCCAGTCCGACCTATTTGACCCCCGCCTAAAGGAGGTAGTGGTGAAGATCGTCGATGTTGCCCACCCGGGTGACGTGGGGCTGAACCAGGCCATTGACCTCTCCGCCGACGCCTTGTCGGGCGTTAAGCTGGTGcaggagaagaagctgctgcagacgTTCTTCGACCAGATTGCGATGGACACGCAGCAGTACTGCTTCGGTGTAAACGACGCGATGCGCTGCCTGGAGGCGGGTGCTGTAGAGACGCTCATCTGTTTCGAGGACCTCGATGTGAACCGCTACGTTATCATCAAGAACAAGGGCGCTGAGGACGAGGCGACCGAAATCCACCTGCTGACCGAAGCGGACGCACGCAAGAAAAACATCCACGCCCACGAAGCTGGCAAGACGCAGAACGAAATCGAGTCGGAAAACTTTGTGGACTGGCTTGCACAAAACTATCAAAAGTTTGGTTGCACTCTAGAGCTCATCAGCGACCGCAGCCAGGAAGGCACACAGCTCGTGCGCGGCTTCGGTGGCATTGGCGGCATTCTGCGCTACAAGATGGACGTAATAGCTCTCCGAGACCACGAGAAAAAGGAGGGCGAAGATGAACGTATTGCCGCGAACAACGACCAGTTTGACTTTGACGACGATTTCATGTGA
- a CDS encoding putative molybdopterin synthase sulphurylase-like protein: MDASSSDNALPHGAFVSAAPTLTKDNVERFGRQMLVEEIGAAHMEQIRHAHVVCVGAGGLGSTILLYLAAAGVGRLTIIDFDDVELSNLQRQVIHTTAAVGQPKALSAKASCLRLFPGAHVDAVVEALTPSNAERLLATCDVVVDGTDNVAARYLINDAAMRCGKPLVSGSAIGWDGQLSVYGYRGGPCYRCLFPQPPPPEAVGSCNDSGVMGPLPGMIGCLQALEVLKVATGVGETLSGRLFLFNGLQFTSRVVKLRGRQPRCVACSATALADATPLADLAILARPEYVPKSCAAAYTSSPPGRSCSASEYAAHMPGAAAAATAERCITLDVRARVQYDMAHLPHSVNVPYQSMQQWQRAGTVVTHLSEVLEKALPPQSAAAHGGTVPEVMVYVLCRRGINSLKATALIRAALEEEQAKGDRATAARLGQYVFQNVSGGLNAYHCEVDRGFPYY; this comes from the coding sequence ATGGACGCATCGTCAAGTGACAATGCTTTGCCGCACGGCGCGTTCGTCTCTGCTGCACCGACCCTCACGAAGGACAATGTAGAGCGCTTTGGCCGGCAGATGCTAGTGGAGGAGATCGGTGCTGCTCACATGGAGCAGATCCGCCATGCCCATGTTGTGTgcgtcggcgctggcggGCTGGGCAGTACTATTCTGTTGTATCTCGCAGCGGCTGGGGTCGGACGGCTCACAATTATTGACTTTGATGACGTGGAGCTGTCGAACTTGCAGCGGCAGGTGATTCacacgacggcagcggttGGCCAGCCAAAGGCGCTTAGTGCGAAAGCGTCGTGTCTGCGACTATTTCCAGGGGCGCATGTTGACGCAGTCGTGGAGGCTCTCACACCCTCAAATGCCGAGAGACTTTTGGCTACGTGCGACGTTGTCGTTGATGGCACGGACAACGTGGCGGCGCGCTACCTCATCAACGACGCTGCGATGCGGTGCGGTAAGCCTCTCGTTAGCGGAAGCGCCATAGGATGGGACGGGCAGCTCTCAGTCTACGGCTATCGGGGAGGCCCGTGCTATCGATGCTTGTTCCcgcagccacctcctccagaaGCGGTTGGCAGCTGCAACGACAGCGGTGTAATGGGCCCTCTGCCGGGTATGATCGGTTGCTTGCAGGCGTTGGAGGTGTTGAAAGTAGCAACAGGTGTCGGTGAGACTCTGAGTGGCCGCCTGTTTCTCTTCAACGGTCTTCAGTTCACCTCGCGTGTCGTCAAGTTACGTGGGCGTCAGCCACGCTGTGTGGCCTGCAGCGCTACAGCGTTGGCGGACGCGACGCCACTCGCTGATTTAGCTATACTGGCACGCCCTGAGTACGTCCCGAAGTCGTGTGCAGCCGCCTACACGTCAAGTCCACCTGGTAGATCATGCAGTGCTTCAGAGTACGCCGCGCACATgcccggtgctgctgcggcggcgacggcggagCGCTGCATCACACTcgacgtgcgcgcgcgcgtgcagtACGACATGGCGCACCTGCCGCATTCTGTAAATGTGCCGTACCAGTCGATGCAGCAGTGGCAACGGGCGGGCACGGTGGTGACGCACTTGTCGGAGGTGTTGGAGAAGGCACTGCCACCGCagtctgctgccgctcatGGCGGCACAGTGCCAGAAGTGATGGTGTACGTGCTGTGCCGTCGCGGTATCAACTCTCTTAAGGCAACAGCCTTGATTCGGGCGGCGCTTGAGGAGGAACAGGCGAAGGGCGACagagcgacggcggctcGACTTGGCCAATACGTCTTTCAGAACGTCAGCGGCGGCCTCAACGCCTACCACTGCGAAGTGGACAGAGGCTTTCCCTACTACTGA